In one Micromonospora polyrhachis genomic region, the following are encoded:
- a CDS encoding lysophospholipid acyltransferase family protein, with the protein MLIQAGVRPALAGLLRLTYRPEVEGRHHVPATGPVILAANHLSALDSFLIPLVAPRPVAFLAKEEYFRRPGLTGALTRAFFTGMDAIPVHRTDHRAAQASLEAAREVLAAGRVFGIHPEGSRSRDGRLYRGRTGVAWLALATGAPVVPVAVLGTDRVQPVGARLPRFGRITVRFGQPLRFTQPPDGNANRARRLVTDEIMAAIQQLSGQELAPGHAELPSE; encoded by the coding sequence GTGCTGATCCAAGCTGGCGTACGGCCGGCCCTCGCCGGCCTGCTGCGTCTGACCTATCGCCCCGAGGTCGAGGGACGACACCACGTTCCGGCAACCGGGCCGGTCATCCTGGCCGCCAATCATCTCTCCGCCCTGGACAGCTTCCTGATTCCACTGGTAGCACCGCGACCGGTCGCCTTCCTCGCGAAGGAGGAATACTTCCGTCGGCCAGGACTCACGGGTGCGCTGACCCGGGCCTTCTTCACCGGAATGGACGCCATCCCGGTGCATCGCACCGACCACCGCGCCGCACAGGCGTCACTGGAGGCGGCTCGCGAGGTCCTCGCCGCCGGCCGCGTCTTCGGGATCCATCCCGAGGGCAGCCGGTCCCGCGACGGCCGGCTCTACCGCGGCCGTACCGGGGTCGCCTGGCTGGCGCTCGCCACCGGCGCACCGGTGGTACCGGTCGCCGTCCTCGGCACCGATCGAGTCCAGCCGGTTGGTGCACGGCTGCCCCGCTTCGGCCGGATCACGGTCCGATTCGGACAGCCGCTGCGCTTCACCCAGCCGCCCGACGGTAACGCCAACCGGGCTCGACGGCTGGTGACGGACGAAATCATGGCGGCAATCCAGCAGCTCTCCGGCCAGGAACTGGCACCCGGCCACGCCGAACTGCCCTCGGAATAG
- a CDS encoding DUF397 domain-containing protein, producing the protein MDDLTGAVWRKSTRSGNNQGACVEVADNLPGVVLVRDTKDRDGGTLAFGPAAWAGFVSSAKSGAFELH; encoded by the coding sequence ATGGATGACCTGACTGGCGCCGTCTGGCGCAAGAGCACCCGCAGCGGTAACAACCAAGGTGCCTGCGTCGAGGTTGCCGACAACCTGCCTGGCGTCGTCCTGGTTCGGGACACCAAAGACCGTGACGGCGGCACGCTGGCCTTCGGACCGGCGGCGTGGGCGGGCTTCGTTTCCTCCGCGAAGTCCGGCGCGTTCGAGCTTCACTAG
- a CDS encoding DUF5753 domain-containing protein: MNHALRSAMIEAGETADSLAGKVGVDPKTAARWVTQDRIPHPRHRTAAAAVLGKDIGDIWPDVFKRREAAWFRPWAEIEREAVALRWYEPAWVPGLFQTEAYIRATIAGEMLSVEAVERFVASRLKRQAILRQDQPPLLIAVIDESVIWRLGEGDPMLRSAQIEHLVGRAELPHVELHVVPASAGLYPGLGGPFILAEMRDGARAVYADSQLAAHILDRAEDVATLASRWERIRSLALPGPASLALIKKVAASWMT, encoded by the coding sequence TGGGGAGACCGCTGACTCGCTTGCGGGAAAGGTCGGAGTGGACCCAAAAACCGCTGCACGGTGGGTGACGCAAGACCGGATACCGCATCCTCGGCATCGGACCGCAGCGGCGGCCGTCCTCGGCAAGGACATCGGGGATATTTGGCCGGACGTCTTCAAACGACGGGAAGCCGCATGGTTTCGTCCCTGGGCAGAAATCGAGCGAGAGGCGGTAGCGCTCCGCTGGTACGAGCCGGCCTGGGTGCCAGGGCTGTTCCAGACCGAGGCATACATCAGGGCGACGATTGCTGGCGAAATGCTGAGTGTCGAGGCGGTCGAGCGGTTTGTAGCCTCGCGACTCAAGAGGCAGGCCATCCTCAGGCAGGATCAGCCGCCCCTGCTCATCGCGGTGATCGACGAGTCGGTGATATGGCGGCTCGGCGAGGGTGACCCGATGTTGCGCTCGGCGCAGATCGAGCACCTTGTCGGCCGTGCGGAGCTGCCACATGTCGAACTTCATGTGGTTCCGGCCAGTGCCGGGCTCTATCCCGGGCTTGGTGGACCGTTCATCCTCGCCGAAATGCGGGACGGTGCTCGGGCGGTGTATGCGGACAGCCAGCTCGCAGCGCACATCCTCGATCGAGCGGAAGACGTTGCTACCCTGGCGAGTAGGTGGGAGCGCATTCGGAGCCTTGCGCTTCCCGGTCCTGCGTCACTAGCCCTGATCAAGAAAGTGGCAGCATCATGGATGACCTGA
- a CDS encoding ATP-binding protein, which produces MSSPQERLVAQLARIKEMSGLSLRALASQAGLSSSSLSRYLAGRLVPPWEAVVALCRSVGRDPRPLRGVWAEAAKAGAAPAPRRNDLPADLFDFTSREAESALVEGLLHSAGAVVIDGMAGVGKTSLAVHVAHRLAPSYPDGGLYLDLHGFTPGQEPLEPQAALGRLLGALDITHPPSGAAERAALWRSELSRRRALVVLDNAVDAEQVRPLLPGAGKSAVLITSRHRLVSLDGVPPVSLEPLTDADAAHLFSRAAGLTITEEEAVSQVLRQCAGLPLALRMAGARLRHRPGWTVAVLAERLRTTPSRFDSVFGMSLQQLDSVQRRIFRLLGVLPGADFDVEVAGALTDLPPDRLGAALEELVDAHLVQELSPGRYRMHDLIRRYAADLAADEEPQAEAALRRVLRHYLAQAVAHDRTLPSPYRREPSPGDPARAMAWFELEYVNLVACFDAAVRLGADEVVVELPQAMRVWFFRHRGTDDQARLLEAAAVAAARLGRDQQRASLLADLGFVHAAAGRLAEALSAYELAEQSGPDDDLAAGLALRIGFVRRDLGDLEAAQARFRQARDLFERIGRRAGQSQALAFDGWVTLHLGRHSEAVELAHASVALADGPAQITGLVTLGVALAPDDPAESLRMLHDALRLAEQNDLPHNQAWCHNYLGVALRVMGSPEKALEHHRRAFELLEPLAEVQLEIDCLHTYAETCRAAGRYDEALPLLDRTIELARELGRPYDEQLARSARELLRTEQASHRLSESGQPAARARQAGLSK; this is translated from the coding sequence GTGTCCAGCCCCCAGGAGCGACTGGTGGCTCAGCTCGCCCGGATCAAGGAAATGAGCGGGCTCAGCCTGCGCGCCCTCGCCAGCCAGGCGGGTCTGAGCAGCTCGTCGCTGTCCCGATACCTGGCCGGTCGGCTCGTGCCGCCGTGGGAGGCCGTCGTGGCGCTGTGCCGGTCCGTGGGTCGCGACCCACGGCCCCTGCGCGGGGTGTGGGCCGAGGCCGCCAAGGCCGGCGCGGCACCCGCCCCACGCCGCAACGACCTGCCGGCCGACCTGTTCGACTTCACCAGCCGGGAAGCGGAGTCGGCGCTGGTCGAAGGGCTGCTGCACAGCGCCGGCGCGGTCGTGATCGACGGCATGGCAGGCGTGGGCAAGACCAGCCTGGCCGTGCACGTGGCCCACCGGCTCGCCCCTTCGTATCCGGACGGTGGGCTCTACCTCGACCTGCACGGCTTCACGCCGGGCCAGGAGCCACTGGAGCCGCAGGCCGCGCTGGGCCGGCTGCTGGGCGCGTTGGATATCACGCACCCCCCGTCAGGTGCCGCCGAACGCGCGGCGCTCTGGCGGTCGGAGCTGTCCCGGCGGCGGGCGCTCGTCGTGCTCGACAACGCGGTCGACGCGGAGCAGGTACGCCCGCTGCTCCCCGGCGCGGGAAAGTCCGCAGTCCTGATCACCAGCCGCCATCGGCTGGTCAGCCTGGACGGCGTGCCGCCGGTGTCCCTGGAGCCGTTGACCGACGCTGACGCCGCGCACCTGTTCAGCCGGGCGGCCGGGCTGACAATCACCGAAGAGGAAGCGGTCAGCCAGGTGTTGCGGCAGTGCGCCGGGCTCCCCCTGGCGCTACGGATGGCGGGCGCACGGCTTCGCCACCGCCCCGGCTGGACCGTGGCGGTGTTGGCTGAGCGGCTACGTACCACCCCCAGCCGCTTCGACTCCGTGTTCGGCATGTCGCTCCAGCAGCTCGACTCGGTCCAGCGCCGTATCTTCCGCCTGCTGGGCGTGCTGCCCGGTGCCGACTTCGACGTGGAGGTGGCGGGCGCGCTCACCGACCTGCCACCCGACCGGCTCGGCGCGGCGCTGGAGGAGCTGGTCGACGCCCACCTCGTCCAGGAACTCTCCCCCGGGCGGTACCGGATGCACGACCTGATCCGGCGATACGCGGCGGACCTCGCCGCCGACGAGGAGCCGCAGGCGGAAGCCGCGCTGCGCCGGGTCCTACGCCACTATCTGGCGCAGGCGGTCGCCCACGATCGGACGTTGCCCTCGCCGTACCGGCGGGAGCCCTCGCCGGGCGATCCGGCGAGGGCGATGGCCTGGTTCGAGCTTGAGTACGTCAACCTGGTCGCCTGTTTCGATGCCGCCGTACGACTGGGTGCGGACGAGGTGGTGGTCGAGCTGCCACAGGCCATGCGGGTCTGGTTCTTCCGGCACCGTGGCACCGACGACCAGGCACGGCTGCTCGAAGCCGCCGCAGTCGCCGCAGCACGGCTCGGCCGCGACCAGCAGCGGGCTTCGCTGCTCGCGGACCTCGGCTTCGTCCATGCCGCTGCCGGACGCCTCGCCGAGGCGCTCTCCGCCTACGAACTGGCCGAGCAGTCCGGGCCGGACGACGACCTCGCAGCTGGTCTGGCGCTGCGCATCGGCTTCGTACGCCGGGATCTCGGCGACCTCGAAGCGGCACAGGCACGCTTCCGGCAGGCCCGTGACCTGTTCGAGAGGATCGGTCGCCGCGCGGGGCAGTCCCAGGCGCTGGCCTTCGATGGATGGGTGACCCTGCACCTCGGCCGGCACAGCGAAGCCGTCGAACTCGCCCATGCATCCGTCGCGCTGGCCGACGGGCCTGCCCAGATCACCGGGCTGGTAACCCTCGGTGTCGCACTGGCGCCAGACGATCCGGCGGAGTCGCTGCGGATGCTGCATGACGCGCTGCGGTTGGCCGAGCAGAACGATCTCCCGCACAACCAGGCGTGGTGTCACAACTATCTCGGTGTCGCGCTGCGGGTCATGGGTTCTCCCGAGAAGGCGCTCGAACACCATCGGCGCGCCTTCGAGCTGCTGGAACCGCTGGCCGAGGTACAGCTCGAAATCGACTGCCTACACACCTACGCTGAGACGTGCCGCGCGGCGGGGCGCTATGACGAGGCGCTGCCGCTGCTCGACCGCACCATCGAACTCGCGCGTGAACTGGGTCGGCCGTACGACGAGCAGCTCGCCCGTTCGGCGCGGGAGTTGCTACGCACCGAGCAGGCGAGCCACCGCCTATCCGAGTCCGGTCAGCCGGCGGCGCGGGCCCGCCAGGCCGGGCTGTCGAAGTAG
- a CDS encoding cupin domain-containing protein encodes MSPIQPQPFFTIKATDAEVLADGPTSLITLLADADDTHGALTVNRAFLAKGSPGAPPHFHTRMAETFFVIDGVLQVLAGEQILTLEKGDLLVVPPHLPHAFAPAPGEEADVLVSFSPGIARFDYYRLLERVYKGEADPKEIGASSEKYDNHYFDSPAWRARAAG; translated from the coding sequence ATGTCCCCGATCCAGCCCCAGCCGTTCTTCACCATCAAGGCGACCGACGCCGAAGTCCTCGCGGATGGGCCCACCAGCCTCATCACCCTGCTGGCCGACGCGGACGACACACACGGCGCGCTCACGGTCAACCGCGCCTTCCTGGCCAAGGGATCACCCGGTGCGCCGCCCCACTTCCACACCCGGATGGCAGAGACCTTCTTCGTCATCGATGGAGTCCTACAGGTCCTGGCGGGGGAGCAGATCCTCACCCTGGAAAAGGGCGACCTGCTCGTCGTCCCCCCGCACCTGCCGCACGCCTTCGCCCCAGCCCCCGGCGAGGAGGCTGACGTCCTGGTCAGCTTCAGCCCGGGAATCGCGCGGTTCGACTACTACCGACTGTTGGAACGCGTCTACAAGGGTGAAGCCGACCCGAAGGAGATCGGTGCCTCATCCGAGAAATACGACAACCACTACTTCGACAGCCCGGCCTGGCGGGCCCGCGCCGCCGGCTGA
- a CDS encoding ABC transporter ATP-binding protein, whose product MPSVPVVEVNEVTRCYANGVTALAGVSVSFDTGSFTAVMGPSGSGKSTLLQCAAGLDRPTSGRVSLAGQELTSLSERRLTLLRRERIGFVFQSFNLMPALTAEQNVALPLRLAGRRPRRSEVLASLAAVGLADRGGHRPGELSGGQQQRVAIARALLTAPAVLFADEPTGALDSRSGEQVLRLLRELVDQRRQTVVMVTHDAHAAAYADRVLFLADGRIDGEIAAPTAEAIMIHMARLEATAC is encoded by the coding sequence ATGCCTTCCGTACCCGTCGTCGAGGTCAACGAGGTGACCCGGTGTTACGCCAACGGGGTCACCGCTCTCGCCGGTGTCTCCGTCAGCTTCGACACCGGATCCTTCACCGCTGTCATGGGGCCCTCCGGCTCCGGCAAGTCGACCCTGCTGCAGTGCGCGGCCGGATTGGACCGGCCCACCTCCGGCCGGGTCAGCCTCGCCGGGCAGGAGCTGACCTCGCTCAGCGAGCGACGGCTCACCCTGCTGCGGCGAGAACGCATCGGTTTCGTGTTCCAGTCCTTCAACCTGATGCCGGCCCTCACCGCCGAACAGAACGTCGCCCTGCCATTGCGGCTCGCCGGGCGCCGTCCCCGCCGGTCCGAGGTGCTCGCCAGTCTCGCCGCGGTCGGTCTCGCCGATCGCGGGGGGCACCGGCCGGGCGAACTCTCCGGCGGACAACAGCAGCGCGTCGCGATTGCCCGGGCGCTGCTGACCGCGCCGGCGGTGCTTTTCGCCGACGAGCCGACCGGCGCGCTGGACAGCCGCTCCGGTGAGCAGGTGCTGCGGTTGCTGCGGGAACTGGTCGACCAGCGCCGCCAGACCGTGGTGATGGTCACCCACGACGCGCACGCCGCCGCGTACGCCGACCGGGTCCTCTTCCTCGCCGACGGCCGCATCGACGGTGAGATCGCCGCGCCGACCGCGGAGGCCATCATGATCCACATGGCCCGGCTGGAGGCGACCGCATGCTGA
- a CDS encoding RrF2 family transcriptional regulator, with translation MSEGVEWALHSCLNLSWVESGQAVRTATLAAFYELPSAYLNKQLQALARAGILSSTSGPRGGFRLARSPEAITLLDVVTAIEGPEEAFRCDQILRQGPGGDAETDYRQTCLISQGMRRADLAWRRELAAQTLADIKSAVERQFPAAPQNTRNRLAALRA, from the coding sequence ATGAGCGAGGGTGTCGAATGGGCGTTGCACAGCTGCCTGAATCTGTCCTGGGTCGAGTCGGGTCAGGCGGTCCGGACGGCCACGTTGGCGGCGTTCTACGAATTGCCCTCGGCTTACCTGAACAAGCAGCTACAGGCGTTGGCTCGGGCGGGCATCCTCTCGTCCACCTCGGGGCCGCGTGGTGGTTTCCGGTTGGCCCGCAGCCCTGAGGCGATCACGCTGCTCGACGTGGTAACGGCCATCGAGGGGCCGGAGGAGGCGTTCCGCTGCGACCAAATCCTGCGGCAGGGGCCCGGGGGTGACGCGGAGACCGACTATCGACAGACGTGTCTGATCTCCCAGGGTATGCGCCGAGCGGATCTCGCCTGGCGGCGCGAGTTGGCTGCGCAGACGCTCGCTGACATCAAGTCCGCAGTGGAGCGGCAGTTCCCCGCCGCTCCGCAGAACACCCGCAACCGGCTTGCTGCGCTGCGCGCCTGA
- a CDS encoding fascin domain-containing protein, which yields MPLSVADFAALGNTPITIKSWFFPNVYLRMDGAGVTTFSGSGAGTVNCQFGAGPLEKFKLRPQADGSFSFESVTWPNVYLRMDGAEVPPIPGGPGGGTVNCQFGADTHEKFKLHQQADGSFAFESAAIFPNVYLRMVAHDVKAATNNGGGIVNCQVHNGNGIFGPDNAGHERFILDVAN from the coding sequence ATGCCGTTGTCGGTAGCGGATTTCGCGGCGCTTGGGAACACGCCGATCACCATCAAGTCATGGTTCTTTCCGAATGTGTATCTGCGCATGGACGGTGCCGGGGTGACGACCTTCAGTGGGTCTGGTGCCGGGACGGTCAACTGCCAATTCGGGGCAGGGCCCTTGGAGAAGTTCAAGCTTCGCCCGCAGGCGGACGGTTCATTCTCCTTCGAATCGGTGACCTGGCCGAATGTGTATCTGCGTATGGACGGTGCCGAGGTGCCACCCATCCCCGGGGGGCCTGGCGGTGGCACGGTCAACTGCCAATTCGGCGCGGACACCCACGAGAAGTTCAAGCTTCACCAGCAGGCGGACGGCTCGTTTGCCTTCGAGTCGGCGGCGATCTTCCCAAACGTTTATCTGCGCATGGTCGCCCACGATGTGAAGGCTGCCACCAACAATGGTGGTGGGATAGTCAACTGCCAGGTTCACAACGGCAACGGCATCTTCGGGCCCGATAACGCCGGCCACGAGAGATTCATTCTCGACGTGGCCAACTAG
- a CDS encoding carboxymuconolactone decarboxylase family protein encodes MLTERMPNPAVLIPEAMPALMAVNKAIAGAGMDGKVLALSHLRASQINGCGPCVAGGAHQARQQGATDDQVHAVAAWRETPWFSDEERAALALTEAVTRLADRSDPVPDQVWDVAAKHFDQKELAALLLNIAITNAFNRLNAPTRQQAGKW; translated from the coding sequence ATGTTGACCGAGCGCATGCCGAACCCGGCGGTTCTGATCCCCGAGGCGATGCCGGCCCTGATGGCCGTCAACAAGGCCATCGCGGGCGCCGGGATGGACGGCAAGGTACTGGCGCTGAGCCACCTGCGGGCCAGTCAGATCAACGGCTGCGGACCCTGTGTGGCCGGGGGTGCCCACCAGGCCCGCCAGCAGGGCGCGACCGACGACCAGGTGCACGCCGTTGCCGCGTGGCGGGAGACGCCCTGGTTCAGCGACGAGGAACGCGCCGCGCTGGCCCTGACCGAGGCCGTGACCCGGCTCGCGGACCGGTCGGACCCGGTGCCGGACCAGGTGTGGGACGTGGCCGCCAAGCACTTCGACCAGAAGGAGTTGGCCGCACTGCTGCTCAACATCGCGATCACCAACGCCTTCAACCGGCTCAACGCGCCGACCCGCCAGCAGGCGGGCAAGTGGTGA
- a CDS encoding iron chaperone, producing the protein MATTTKTTTTTKTTTTANGEKYDGFTDEERAAMKERAKELKTRARRGAKADTEGEVLAKIAEMADSDRVLAERLHAVIKANAPVLTPKLWYGMPAYARDGKVVCFFQSAAKFKTRYAVLGFSDEAHLDEGTMWPTYFALPELAADYEARIAALVKQAVS; encoded by the coding sequence ATGGCGACCACGACCAAGACCACCACTACCACCAAGACCACCACCACCGCCAACGGCGAGAAGTACGACGGATTCACCGACGAGGAGCGCGCCGCGATGAAGGAGCGCGCCAAGGAGCTGAAGACGCGCGCTCGGCGGGGTGCCAAGGCCGACACGGAAGGCGAGGTGCTCGCGAAGATCGCCGAGATGGCGGATTCCGACCGCGTGCTTGCCGAGCGGTTGCACGCCGTCATCAAGGCCAACGCGCCGGTCCTCACGCCGAAGCTGTGGTACGGAATGCCCGCGTACGCCCGCGACGGCAAGGTGGTCTGCTTCTTCCAAAGTGCGGCGAAGTTCAAGACGCGGTACGCGGTGCTCGGCTTCAGCGACGAGGCACACCTCGACGAGGGCACCATGTGGCCAACCTATTTCGCGCTGCCCGAACTGGCCGCCGACTACGAGGCCAGGATCGCCGCACTCGTGAAGCAGGCGGTGAGCTGA
- a CDS encoding ABC transporter permease yields MLMLTLATLRIRWRSFVGMFVALALGAALVAALGQVLATTISAPDREPQRYQDVTVVVVGVDELNVPTWRGTETEPLAQRRGVPATTAARLPDAVADRVFPATLAEGPGGSVGRPWSARTAAGQTLLAGRAPATDDEIVVSAGARPGDQVQVITTAGVRPYTVVGLNSPTREICLFFTDARAAELSPRIDALLTRQPEAQVRAAVGTDARVLVGDARARLDPNREGDADARNNANTIAGIALGFAIFISIAVVAATFAFAVGQRRREMALLRAAGATPGQIRRMIYTEALVVSSLAAAAGAVAGPYAAPALLDWLIARRMAPDWIDTVSNSAVPAYLAFGTGVLVALLAVVIAAWQASRIRPGEALRQATVQTRHMPLSRWVLGLGTLATALVSMAFTAIDDPGSATNRKTYMPVLMLLIAAAALLAPAVVRPTARLLTLPFQRSGGAIGMLVAATVTSSARRTATLATPVLMTVALPAMLLTASTMTDTAKAAAGGRSVQADYLVLPNGTAGLDNELTARLRAVPGADVSTISESSVYTLDGDTALNRRPAEGTELVPDDAIVVEQDWGYRVGDNVRLWLADGTETRLRVIGLLPLGATTAAQVSPRNARADLPSKALVDVRPGSDPTAVEAALRHAARGHRAAVVSKPQWSAATAAAQGDASRLGLLMVLGILLTYTTIALVNTLVMGAPDRAGERRVMSLLGADRGQVLRYALAESLVSVAVGVVLAAAVTVAGLGGLWLALLRVAGPIALDVSWGALGAVVGGCVLIATILPALLERASHSSVTSDSVPAA; encoded by the coding sequence ATGCTGATGCTCACTCTGGCGACGCTGCGGATCCGGTGGCGCTCGTTCGTCGGCATGTTCGTGGCACTCGCCCTGGGGGCGGCGCTGGTCGCGGCGCTCGGCCAGGTGCTCGCCACCACGATCAGCGCCCCCGACCGGGAACCGCAGCGCTACCAGGACGTCACGGTCGTCGTGGTGGGCGTCGACGAGCTGAACGTGCCGACCTGGCGCGGTACGGAGACGGAACCACTGGCGCAGCGACGCGGAGTTCCCGCCACGACGGCCGCCCGGTTGCCGGACGCGGTCGCGGACCGGGTCTTTCCCGCCACGCTGGCCGAGGGACCCGGCGGGAGTGTGGGACGGCCCTGGTCGGCCCGAACGGCGGCGGGGCAGACACTCCTCGCCGGTCGGGCGCCGGCAACCGACGACGAGATCGTGGTGAGTGCGGGGGCCCGGCCCGGCGACCAGGTCCAGGTGATCACGACGGCAGGGGTACGCCCGTACACCGTCGTCGGCCTCAACAGCCCCACTCGCGAGATCTGTCTCTTCTTCACCGATGCCCGTGCCGCAGAGCTTTCCCCCCGCATCGACGCGCTCCTCACCCGACAGCCGGAGGCCCAGGTCCGCGCGGCGGTCGGCACCGACGCCCGGGTGTTGGTCGGCGACGCGCGGGCCCGACTGGACCCAAACCGGGAAGGCGACGCCGACGCCCGCAACAACGCCAACACCATCGCCGGCATCGCCCTCGGGTTCGCCATCTTCATCTCGATCGCCGTGGTGGCCGCGACCTTCGCGTTCGCGGTCGGCCAGCGGCGCCGGGAGATGGCGCTGCTCCGGGCGGCCGGGGCCACACCCGGCCAGATCCGTCGGATGATCTACACCGAGGCGCTGGTCGTCTCCAGCCTTGCGGCCGCAGCCGGCGCGGTCGCCGGACCGTACGCCGCACCTGCGCTCCTCGACTGGCTCATCGCGCGACGCATGGCTCCGGACTGGATCGATACGGTCAGCAACTCCGCCGTACCGGCGTACCTGGCCTTCGGTACGGGCGTGCTCGTCGCCCTGCTCGCCGTGGTGATCGCCGCGTGGCAGGCCAGCCGGATCCGGCCGGGTGAGGCGCTGCGCCAGGCCACGGTGCAGACCCGACACATGCCGCTCAGCCGCTGGGTGCTCGGCCTCGGCACGCTGGCCACCGCGCTGGTGAGCATGGCGTTCACCGCCATCGACGACCCTGGCTCGGCGACCAACCGTAAGACGTACATGCCGGTGCTGATGCTGCTGATCGCGGCCGCCGCGCTGCTCGCCCCGGCGGTGGTCCGGCCCACCGCCCGCCTGCTCACGCTGCCGTTCCAGCGATCGGGGGGTGCCATCGGCATGCTGGTGGCGGCCACCGTGACGAGTTCGGCGCGGCGTACCGCGACGCTCGCGACGCCGGTACTGATGACGGTGGCCCTGCCCGCGATGCTGCTCACCGCCTCGACGATGACCGACACCGCGAAAGCGGCGGCCGGCGGCCGGTCGGTGCAGGCCGACTACCTGGTGCTGCCCAACGGCACGGCAGGGCTCGACAACGAATTGACGGCTCGCCTGCGGGCGGTGCCCGGTGCCGACGTGTCAACCATCAGCGAAAGCAGCGTCTACACCCTTGACGGCGACACCGCACTCAACCGCCGCCCGGCGGAGGGAACGGAGCTTGTCCCGGACGACGCAATCGTCGTGGAGCAGGACTGGGGATACCGGGTGGGCGACAACGTCCGACTGTGGCTCGCCGACGGCACCGAGACCCGTCTGCGCGTGATCGGGTTGCTTCCGCTGGGGGCGACGACGGCCGCACAGGTGAGCCCCCGTAACGCCCGCGCCGACCTGCCGTCGAAGGCCCTGGTCGACGTCCGTCCCGGCAGCGACCCGACGGCCGTGGAGGCGGCCCTGCGCCACGCCGCCCGGGGGCATCGCGCCGCTGTCGTCAGCAAGCCGCAGTGGTCGGCAGCGACCGCCGCCGCACAGGGTGACGCGAGTCGTCTCGGCTTGCTGATGGTGCTCGGAATCCTGCTGACTTACACCACGATTGCGCTGGTCAACACCCTGGTCATGGGTGCACCGGACCGCGCCGGCGAGCGGCGCGTCATGAGTCTGCTCGGTGCCGATCGTGGCCAGGTGCTCCGGTACGCGCTGGCCGAGTCGTTGGTTTCCGTCGCCGTCGGGGTGGTCCTCGCGGCAGCCGTCACCGTAGCTGGGCTGGGCGGACTGTGGTTGGCGCTGCTACGGGTGGCCGGGCCGATCGCGCTCGACGTGTCGTGGGGGGCGCTGGGCGCGGTGGTCGGGGGTTGCGTCCTGATCGCCACGATCCTGCCGGCACTCCTGGAACGGGCGTCCCACTCCTCGGTCACCTCCGATTCGGTGCCGGCGGCGTAA
- a CDS encoding TetR/AcrR family transcriptional regulator, with translation MQQQSEGGLRTRLVEVGVDLVARDGVEALSLREIARGAGVSHGAPRRYFPTHQSLLAAIAQQGYRALARRIEPLLDEDAHPRAQVYELGREYLAFARTNRGMFELMFRHDLLRGNQIGLREDSLRLFEILVQLVARAVTRATTDRPPAVVAGALWANLQGIAQLTLWGSLQLATQTEDVDLLLRTAVEAHLPTPPRSEPTTC, from the coding sequence ATGCAACAGCAGTCGGAGGGCGGCCTCCGTACCCGTCTCGTCGAAGTCGGCGTCGACCTGGTGGCCCGCGATGGCGTCGAGGCGCTCTCCCTTCGGGAGATCGCGCGCGGCGCCGGAGTGTCACACGGCGCTCCCCGCCGCTACTTCCCCACCCATCAGAGCCTGCTCGCAGCGATCGCGCAGCAGGGTTACCGCGCTCTCGCCCGGCGGATCGAGCCGCTACTCGACGAAGACGCCCACCCGCGCGCCCAGGTCTACGAATTGGGCCGGGAATACCTGGCCTTCGCCCGTACCAACCGCGGCATGTTCGAGCTGATGTTCCGGCACGACCTGCTGCGCGGCAACCAGATCGGCCTGCGGGAGGACAGCCTGCGACTCTTCGAGATCCTCGTCCAGCTCGTCGCGCGCGCAGTCACCCGGGCCACGACGGACCGGCCGCCGGCCGTGGTCGCCGGCGCGCTGTGGGCAAACCTGCAAGGCATCGCCCAACTAACCCTGTGGGGCAGCCTCCAACTCGCCACGCAGACCGAGGACGTCGACCTCCTGCTACGGACCGCGGTCGAGGCCCACCTCCCTACGCCACCCCGCAGCGAGCCGACGACGTGCTGA